The DNA region aggacaaggaccGGTGTCAGAAGCTCATCCTGGATCAGGTGGCCGGTCTCAGCCCGCGCACGCACAAAGAGTCATCGGAGCTTGTGCACTTCGTCTCGAGCAACGCTATCCCGGCGGGACCGTCTCCTCCGGGTGGCCCTGGCGgaagtggtggtggaagCGGAAGCTCtagtggtggcggtggtgacgaccCGGGAGCCGGCAgtggcaagggcaagggcaaggacatGGACAAGGTCCGGGATTTTGAGGCCCTGGAACAGTCCTTGCGCCGATTTGTCCTCGAGAAGCGGGCTCGTTCCAAGCTGGCGCCCGCCAGGACGTACCTGCTGAACATCCTCAACGATGTCAATACTTTGGCGACAGTCAACCAGGAAGTGGCCCAGTCAGAAATGGAGCGGGTCACGCGagagctcaaggagctcgagcctCAACTCGAGTCTAGCCGCAAGGCCAGGTCGGAGGTCGGCGACCAGATCGACCGCAATATCGAAGACACGTGCAAGGAGGTGTACGACCACACACGTGCAGAACTAAACAGCGCCATCAGCCAGGCTGGGCGGACCAACTACGATGTCCCGTATCCAGGCTTCCTAGGCGCATTCCAGTACGCCGAGGATCTCAAGGAAGCAATGCTTTCGCAcatcggcgacgcggtcACGAGCTGCGAGGAGCACGCGAGATCCAAGACTGTCCAGGGGGTCAACGCAATCAAGCAGCTGGGCCTCCTCCATGTTGGAGACGAGTTCCAGAACCTGCAGTTCCGCCCGGATGTCATGTTCCGTCGCaagcgcgacgccctcgcccgccaggtCGACATTCACACTGAGCTGTGGGACTTTGTCGACTGGTCGACCCTATTACAGCGCCAGGAGAAGTTTGCGGGAACGGGCATGGCCCTCACGGTTGCCGGTGCCGTTGTGCCGCGAATGATCGGGATGGATTCCTGGGTGAACCAGGCTCTAACAGCCACGCGCGTCTTGAGTAATGACAACCTACGACAACTCATTCTGCCCGGGATTGTCGTAGCCGGTATGTTGAAATTAATGCCCCATCTTTTTAGAGCCCAACTAACACGCATTGCTTGTTTAGCCGTTGCTGCGTCCGCATACATCCTTCAGCAGATTCCCAACTCATTGCCACCCCGTCTGGCCAGCAAAATCTCAACTCAGCTCAGGAACCTCGACTACGTACACGCCAACTCGTCACGAATCTCCTCATCGGTGCGCAAGGTCTTGCGCTTCCCTGCTGACAACCTTCGGGTGGGCTTGGATCAAAGCGTCAAGGACCTGGGCACCCGGCGGGATGAGACAGTCAAAGTCAAGGCCGAGAGTGAGCGCGCCAGCAAGTTCTTCCGAACCCTCATAAATAAGAgcgaggcgcagcgcagcatggtcgagggcgtggatCTGGATGCACCGCCCCCAGGCGTGCATTGATTGATGAATTTCCTGAATCACGAACACGATGTTGACGGCGTTTTGGAGAGAGCGGGAGATGTGAGGCAGGTTTTCTTGCGATGGCCGTCCATATACTTTTGGTTGGGCCAAGACGAGGTCCCCATTCTGCAGGAAACTTAGACTTGATGGGAAAAGCTCTCCCCTCTGTTGTGGGCTTTGCTTTGCTCCGTCTTTTGTAATTGCATAGCTTGCTGAGCAGCAGTCTGAAGCAAGCGCGCTCCTTAGCGTC from Purpureocillium takamizusanense chromosome 3, complete sequence includes:
- the FZO1 gene encoding mitofusin (EggNog:ENOG503NU0P~COG:O~BUSCO:EOG09260RGH), translating into MSQDYFSPKGKSPARSDNADADADAPKDTASPPSAVPGYMTVGNGSTSEHAARLQSLLDADSGYGGSVTGEDQHHSTTAAASSHTWDMAMHHDRPQSGALHQMWYNSQRATLGRSINKVLELLQTLQDMNASWPAHYPSVQRADTSPSSERPSSRPGLSHAHSMMGDGPTTSASTDPPPVLRRSMTSLENASAESSRAAENRSIPEPRLVSPQIAQEFSILKLDLKLGSLHQAELVHSLEKSSIASLLDGKISSSIKHLLSLRERIEDTSSKVLITGDLNAGKSTFCNALLRRKVLPEDQQPCTAIFCEVLDARENANIEEVHAVHKDTTYSRNDESTYDVFSLKELERIVVDNETYTQCKVYVKDVRTIDESLLNNGVVDIALIDAPGLNSDTTKTTAIFARQEEIDVVVFVVSAANHFTQSAKEFIWAAAAEKAYIFIVVNGYDTIKDKDRCQKLILDQVAGLSPRTHKESSELVHFVSSNAIPAGPSPPGGPGGSGGGSGSSSGGGGDDPGAGSGKGKGKDMDKVRDFEALEQSLRRFVLEKRARSKLAPARTYLLNILNDVNTLATVNQEVAQSEMERVTRELKELEPQLESSRKARSEVGDQIDRNIEDTCKEVYDHTRAELNSAISQAGRTNYDVPYPGFLGAFQYAEDLKEAMLSHIGDAVTSCEEHARSKTVQGVNAIKQLGLLHVGDEFQNLQFRPDVMFRRKRDALARQVDIHTELWDFVDWSTLLQRQEKFAGTGMALTVAGAVVPRMIGMDSWVNQALTATRVLSNDNLRQLILPGIVVAGMLKLMPHLFRAQLTRIACLAVAASAYILQQIPNSLPPRLASKISTQLRNLDYVHANSSRISSSVRKVLRFPADNLRVGLDQSVKDLGTRRDETVKVKAESERASKFFRTLINKSEAQRSMVEGVDLDAPPPGVH